TTCGCCCTTCAGCATGTCCACCGGCGACAGGTCATAGGGAATGCCCAACTCTTCAAGCATCCAGCGGACTCGCGTGGCACGGGACTGCTGAAAGAAATAGAGCTTCATTGCTGACCCCCTGAATGCGTGACGCCGCAGGGCCAGTTTTCCTCCCTTCAGGGGGCGTCAGGCAAGGTGGGCGCCGTAGGGCCTTTCGTACGAGTGCGTTATGGTTCCTAGGCCCGATATGGACGCCATCCCTGCCTCTGAACCCCTGCGCGATTTGATTGAAGCCCACGGTGTTGCGTGTTCTGAGGAAGGGGAGTGGTTGCGCCTGGGTAAAACCGGCCCACGCGCTCGCGCCTGGTACGTACATCCGGAGGGAACGGACCCTGAGCGGCTCGTTCAGTTGGACGTGGAAGTTGAACTGTGGGCGGGCCGGATTCTGGGGGAGTCGTCCGTGGGGATGGGGGCGTCGCCCATCGAAGCCCGCCAGAGCGCGTACCAGAGCTTTGCCTCGGGCTCGCTGCACGTGCTGCTGGGCGCCTTACTCAATGCTCCTTGCGAGCACATGACGGTGGAGGAGTGGACCGTCGGCGGCATTCCTCGCCGTGTGTTCCTGGGGCAAGTCGTGGCGCGCACCATGGGCGAGGCGGAGGCTCCGCAGCCTGAGTGGTTCGATTCACTCAAAAGTGCCGTGGCGTCGTTGCCGCTGATGCCAGGAACCCACTGGCTGCGGATCTACTTCGCCCAGCGCGATGCGGAGGTCATGAAGCTCGAGTGCCTCCTCGACAACGAAGAGTGGCCTGAGCTGCAACGTGCCCTCTCGGAGGCGCCTTGGCCCCGGACTCAGGGGTTCGTCAGCCATCGTCTGTTCCTGCTCCTTCGGGGCGGTGTCGACGTGAGCCAAGTCGTGGCGAAGTTCGTCGAGCCTCCGAATCGGGACTTTGACGAGATCTGTGATGAACTCCGCGCCGAGGGGGTGTCGGCGCTCGAGTCGGACAAACTGGTGTCCTATGTCCCCGAAGCCTTTGGCTTCGTCATGGCCTCGGACTTGGGCGCGAAGCTCCCATCGTCAGCGGAATTTGTTCCGTGGGAGGGGCCGGGATTCCATGAAGCCTTGCTGGCGCAAGAGCCGCTCTGGCAGGAGTCGGTCCGGCAAGCGAGGCTCGCGACTTCGGGAAAGACGCTCACGGGCGATCAACTCATGTCCGTCGCGGGGCGCAGTGCCATTCTGAATGCACTCAATTCGAGTCTGCACGCTGGGGTCGAACCGAAGGACCTGAAGTTCACCTCGTTGCGCGTGGTGCTCTCCCCAGAAGGAATGAAGGCAATGGAGCAAGAAGCCGCGGCTCGCGCCCCTGCGACTCCTCCCATTCAGACGCCAGAGGAGGGGACTCCCGCACCGCCGAAACGCCCCTGGTGGAAGTTCTGGTGAACCCACCGCGCGCTGACCTCAACCGGGGCGCCTGAAGCCGCGCCCCGGGACACAGCGCACAGCCGCTCAGAACGCAGCGTCGAGCACAACGTCGGTCGCCGCACCAACCCCCACGGCCACCTGGTACGAGGACACGCGGCGCTCGAAGAAGTTCGTGAGTTCCTGCACGTCTTGCAGGTCCATGAAGTGCAGCGGGTTCTTCGTGCCGAACACCGGCGACATGCCCAACTGCTGGAGGCGCTGGTCGGCCACGTACTCCAGGTAGCCGCGCATGTCCTGCACGGACAGGCCCACCACGCCGCCGCTCAGCAGGTCCTGCGCGAACTGCGTCTCGCAGTCCACCGCCTCGCGGAGCATCGCCACCACGTCGCGCTCCATCTGCGCGTCGAAGAGGTCCGGCTCCTCCTTGCGAGCCACCTGGATGGACTCGAAGGCGAACGCCATGTGCGCGCTCTCGTCGCGGAACACCCAGTTGGTGCCCGCCGCCAGGCCGTTCAACAGGCCCTTGCTGCGCAGAAAGTACACGTAGGCGAAGGCCGCGAAGAAGAAGAGGCCCTCGATGCAGCCCGCGAAGCAGATGAGGTTCAGCAGGAACTGACGCCGGTGCGCCTTCGTCTGCAGCGTGTCCATCCCCTGAATGCTGTCCATCCACTTCATGCAGAACTGGGCTTTCCGCTGGATGGACGGGATGTTGTCCACCGCCGCGAAGGCCTTCGCCCGCTCGGCCGGGTCCGGCACGTACGTGTCCAGCAACGTCAGGTAGAACTGGACGTGCAGCGCCTCCTCGTAGAGCTGGCGCGACAGGTACATCCGCGCCTCGGGCGCGTTCAGGTGCTTGTAGAGGTTCAGCACCAGATTGTTGCCGACGATGCTGTCTCCCGTCGCGAAGAACGCCACCAGCCGGTGGATGAGGTGGCGCTCCGCGTCCGTCATCTTCGAGCGCAGGTCCACCAGGTCCGTGGAGAAGTCCACCTCCTCCACGGTCCAGGTGTTCTTGATGGCGTTCCGGTACATCTCGAAGAACTGCGGATACGCCATCGGGCGCAGCGTGAGATTCAGGCCAGGGTTCAACAGCATTGCTTCCGTACTCCTCGCGCTGCGGCGCGGTGATTCAGCTCAATCGTTCTAAGGCGAAACGTCCGGGGCCTACTGGCAGGCCTCGCACGCCTCGGGGTTCTCCAGCGAGCAGGCCACCGCCTCGGCCTCGGTCGCCTTCGCCACCGGGGCAGGGGCCGCCTGCGCCACGCTGGCGCCGCCACCCGCGCCCACCGTCGCCTTGGCGATGCGCGTCGCCGGCCGCGAGCGGAGGTAGTAGGTCGTCTTCAGACCCTTCTGCCACGCGTAGAAGTACATCGAGGAGAGCTTGCCGATGTTCGGCGTCTCCACGAACAGGTTCAGCGACTGGCTCTGGTCGATGAACGCCCCGCGGTCCGCGCCCATGTCCAGCAGCGAGCGCATCGGCAGCTCCCACGCCGTGCGGTACACCGCGCGCAGGTTCTCCGGCAGCTCGGTGATGTCCTGCACGCTGCCCTCCGCCATCTTGATGCGGTTGCGGACGTTCTCGTTCCACAGCCCCAGCGCTTGGAGGTCGCGTACCAGGTAGCGGTTCACCTGGAGGAAGTCACCCGACAGCGTCTCGCGCTTGAACAGGTTGGACACCTGCGGCTCGATGCACTCGTAGCAGCCCACGATGGAGGCAATCGTCGCCGTGGGGGCAATGGCAATCATCAGCGAGTTGCGCAGGCCGTGCTTCATGATGCGCTGGCGCAGCGCGTCCCAGCGCGCCATGTCCGTGGGCACCACGCCCCAGTGGTCGAACTGGAGCTCGCCCTTCGCCGCCCGCGTCTCCGGGAAGGAGGTGTGCGCGCCGTACTGCTCGGCCATCTCGCAGGAGGTCGTCAGCGCCGCGAAGTAGATCTCCTCCGAAATCTGCTTGGACAGCTCGCGCGCCTCGGGCGCGTCGAAGGCCAGCTTGAGCTGGAAGAAGACGTCCTGGAGCCCCATCAGGCCCAGGCCCACCGGGCGCCAGCGCTGGTTGGACGAAGCCGCCGTGGGAATGGGGTAGTAGTTGAGGTCGATGACCCGGTCGAGCTGACGCATGGCCAACTGGGCGTTGGCGCGCAGGCGCTCGAAGTCGAACTTCCCGTCCTTCACCATCCGGCCCAGGTTCAGCGAGCCCAGGTTGCACACCGCCGTCTCACCCTGGCTCGTCACCTCCAGGATTTCGGTGCACAGGTTGGACAGGTGGATGACGTTGCCGTCCTTGCCCGTCTGGTTGCTCTTGCGGTTGCTGATGTCCTTGAAGGTCATCCAGCCGTTGCCCGTCTGCGCCAGGCTCTTCATCATCCGGGCGTAGAGGTCACGCGCCTTCACCTTGCGCATGGCCAGGCCGTCCGCCTCGGCCTTCGCGTAGGCCTGCTCGAAGGCGTCGCCGTAGAGGTCCGTGAAGTGGGGGACCGTCTTGGGGTCGAACAGGCTCCAGTCGCCGTCCGCCTCCACGCGCTTCATGAAGAGGTCCGGCACCCAGTTGGCCAGGTTCAGGTTGTGCGTGCGGCGCGCGTCGTCGCCGGTGTTCTCACGCAGCTCGAGGAAGTCCTCGATGTCCGCGTGCCACGTCTCCAGGTACACGCAGCACGCGCCCTTGCGCTTGCCGCCCTGGTTCACCGCCGCCACGGAGGCGTCCAGCGTCTTCAGCCAGGGGACGATGCCGTTGGAGTGCCCGTTGGTGGACTTGATGAGCGAGCCGCGCGCGCGCACCCGGTGGTACGCCACGCCGATGCCGCCGGAGAACTTCGACAGCATCGCGATGTCCGAGTACTTCTTGTAGATGGCGTCCAGCTCGTCCGCGGGCGAGTCCAGGAGGAAGCAGCTCGAGAGCTGCTCGTGTCGCGTGCCCGAGTTGAACAGGGTGGGGGAGCTGGGCAGGTACTCCAGCGAGCTGAACAGCCGGTACAGCTCGATGGCCTCGTTCACGTTGTCGCCGCTGAGCGCGCTGGCCACGCGGAGGAAGAACTCCTGCGGCGTCTCCAGCACCTCGCGCGTCTGCGGGTTCTTCAGCAGGTACCGGTCGTAGACGGTGCGCAGGCCGAAGTACTCGAAGAGGTCGTTGCGCGTCGGGTCGATGGCCGCGTTGAGCTTGCGCGCGTTGGCCTGGACGAACTGGAGCAGCCGGTCCGCGATGAGCCCGTGCTTGTGGCCCGCCGCGATGGACTGGCTGAAGGAGTGGATGTCCTGGTTGCTGACCTCCTTCTGGATGAAGGTGGCCAACAGGCGCGCGGAGAGGCGGCCGTACTCGGGCTCCTCGACGATGAGCGCCGCCGCCGTCTGGATGGAGAGGCTGTCCAGCTCGCGCGTGGTGGCGCCGTCATACAGGCCGGAGATGGTCTTCGTGGCCACGCGCATCGCGTCCACGCGGGGCAGGCCCGCGCAGGAGCGGCCCACGGCGCGGACAATCTTGTTGAGGTCGACCGTCTCCGCGCCGCCGTTGCGCTTGCGCACGCGCATCGACGTGGCGCCGAAGTCACCCCCGTCGTCTCGGAGACCGGAGCGGCCGAGACGGCGGTGCCGGCCTGCGCGGTCGTCGTCGGCGTGGGGCTGCCGGAGGTGACGGGCGGGACGGACATGTTGGCGGCGGGCTTCACGGGCGTATCGAAGTTCACGAGCGGCTCACTCCAGACAAAAGCAGGGCGCTTCGGACAGACACGAGGCCTGTCCAGGGAAGCGGACTTCCCCACCACGTTACTGGAAAATTGTTCAGGTAGAACCCGTTCCGGGCGGAGCGGGCTAGCGGTCGGAAACGACGGTGTAACTGGGGGGATTTATGGGCCAAACCGATGCTGTGCGCAAGAAACCCACAATCCCTCCTCTTCCCCGTCGTCCAGCCACATCGGCTGGTGGGGTGCCATCGACCAGCCACAAGCTATGGGGGGGTACCCAGCCTGTCAACGCGAGATCTAGTGTTTGCTCCGGCATGCGCCGTGCAATCTATGATCGATCTCCAACACACTTTCCGCGTCACACGTTGAACACTCGGTTGTCACACGCAGGGACGTGGAGTGTGGGCCCTCTGGAATCCACCGTGGACGGTCAGAAAGCGCCCGAAGGAGGCGGTTGGATCACACCTCCCGCATCCGTTCCGGTGGTCCCCTGGGCGGGTTCGTCCAGGGCCTTGCCCGTCGTCTCGGGCTGGGGCGTGGGGGCCTCTGGCGCGGGCTGAGGCGCGGCGGGAGCGGCCTGCTGGGGCTCGGCGGGGGTGGGCTGCCGCGGCGCGGCCTGGGGCCCGCTGAGGCTGTGCACGGCCCGGCGCAGGGCTTCCTCCAGGTCACGGGCGGGTGGCGACACGGCGGTCAGCATCTGGTTGGCGCTGCGCGCGTTGCGGCTCTGGCTCTCCGCGGCGAGCTTGAGCTGGGTGAGGGCCTCGCTGACCAGCCGGCGGGCGTCCTCCAGCTTCTGCCGGGCCTGGTAGTAGGCCACGTCCACCATGTGCTTCTGGAGCGTCAGTCGCTGCTCCTCGGTGATGCCGGAGAGCTTCTCCGCCCGGCGGAGGTAGTAGAGGCCCTGGTCCACGCGGGCCGGCTCATCCGACGCGATGCGCGGCCGGGCCAGGGACTCCAGGACGGGGAACAGGGCCTGGTCCAGCTCGTCCCGGTCGGTGAACTTGCGCGTGAGGAGGGTGGAGACGTCCTGGCCCTCGATGGCGATGGGGGCATAGGCGTCCGCCAGCCGCGGGTCCCCGGTGCGGTAGGGCAGGGCGCCCATGGGGGCGTTGCGGCCCTTCATGACGACGAGCTGCCCGTCCTGGAGCGCCAGGGTGAAGGTGCGGGCGTTGAGCTGGGACAGCAGGAAGACGACGACGCCGCCCAGGCCCAGGATGAGAGTGAAGACGAGCAACCGCGTGAAGGTGCGCCTCGCCCGATAGCCGAATCCCTGTTGTGCGTTTCCGTTCATGTCGCCTGCCCTCCTGACGTGCGAGCGCGAAGCCGATTTCCGGCTCCGGCGCTTAACTTGGGGCTCGCGTGCCCGGGGGTATACTCCCACTCCCGAACACACCGATGCACCACACATTCCGCCGCTTGGGGCCCAGTGAGCTGTTGCCCCGCTACATCTTCGCGGAGAGCCTCTTCGCCCGTCGACGGGTTTTGGAAGTCGATGCCGTGGCCTCCACCGGGGGCGAGAGCGCACGCTTCCTCGTGGAGCGAGGTGCGCGCGCGGTCGTGTCGTGCGACAGGGATGTAGCGGCGGTGGAGGCGGCGCAAAAGGCGCACGGCGGTCCCAACCTGCGGTTCCGGGCCAACGTCTACGACGATTTCGAGTCCGGCAGCTTCGACGTGGTGCTCATCGCGGACCTGGCGCCCTATGTGAAGGCACCGGAGCTGCTCGCGGAGCTGGCGCGGCTGGTGACGCGGCAGGGCTTCCTGCTGGGCGGTCTGCGCAACGTCGCCGGGCTCGCGCTGCCCCAGTTGCTGGAGGCCGAGGAGACGGTGCCGCCCACCTATGGGCAGCTCCTGGACGCGCTGTCGGTCCACTTCGGGCAGGTGGAGGTGGCCACGCAGTCGCCGGTGCTGGGTTACCAGCTCGCCTTCGAACGGGGCGAGGGGCTTCAAGTCGATGGCACGCTCGTGCATCACAGCGAGGCCGCGTACTTCCTGGTGGTGGCGGGGCAGGAGCCCTCGCGCGTGGTGGACCCCACGTGGGTGCAGCTCCCGCCGGAGCCGCTGGCCTTCACCCGGGGCAAGCTCGACGAGGTGGTGGCGCGCGCGAAGTCCTGGGAGGAGCGCAGTGGCCGACTGAAGGAGGCGCTGACGAAGCTCCGCGCGGAGCTGACGGACCGGGAGGCGGAGGCGGTCTCGTTGCGGCCGGCGTTGGAGACGGCGCGCGACGATGTGGCCCGGCTCACGGCGCAGTTGGAGCAGTCGCGCGGCAGTGAGCAGGCGCAGCGCGAGCGGGATGACCTGTCCGGGAAGCTGCGGCGGCGCGAGCTGGAGCTCCAGGTGGCGCAGGAGCGGCTGGCCGATGTGGACCGGCGGCTCGCGGCGCAGCGCTTGGAGGTCGAGGCCGCGCAGCGGGCGCAGGCGGACGCGGGCGTGCAGTTGCTCTCGGCGCAGGAGTCGCTCCGGCTGGAGCGCGCGCGGCGGGAGGAGACGGCGACCTCATTGGAGGAGGCTCGCGAGCGGCTGACGCAGGCGTACGCGCAGGTGCGGGATCTCCAGGAGGAGCAGGGCACGCTGCGCATCGAGCGCGAGCGGGACCGGCTGGCGGCCGAGCGCGCCGTGGAGCAATCCGAGGACCGTCGCCGCGCCGCGGAGGCCGCGAGGGACCGGGAGCTTCGCATCGCCGAGCAGTACTCGGCGGCGCTGGCGGCCGTGGAGCATCTGAAGGCGGAGGCGGCTCGGGCGGAGGACCTGTCTCGCGACGCGGGGGCCGCGGTCTCCGTGAAGGACGCGGAGCTGGCGCGTACGGCGCGCGAGCTGGCGGATGCCCGGCAGCGGACGGCTTCGGCGGAAGGGGCTCGCAAGGAGACGGAGTCGCGCCTGGAGGCGCTCCTGTCGGAGGTCCGCGGCCTGGAGACGGAGCTGGCCGCGGCTCGCGAGGCGCAGGCTCGGCTGGGGCAGGACGTGGAGGCACTGACGCGTGCGGAGTCGGCCGCTCGGGCCACGGCGCAGAAGTGGGAGGAGTCGCTTCACGAGGCCACCCAGCGGCTGGACGTGCTGGAGGCGGAGCGCGCGCGGACCGAGGCGCGGCTTGGACAGGCGCTGGAGACGGAGCGCGCGGAGCTTCAGGCCCGGCTGGCCACGCTGGAGCGTGAGCTGGAGGAGGAGCGGGCTCGCGCGGCGGCGCTGGAGCAGCAGGTACTCGATGGGGTCTCCGCGAAGGCGGAGGTCGAGGCTCGGTTCCAGGCGGCAGATTCCTCCAAGGTCGAGGCCGAGTCGCGGGTTCGAGCGCTGGAGCAGCAGGTCCAGGAGTCTGCTTCCTTTAAGGAGGAGGTTGAAGGCCGGCTGCGGGCGTTGGAGGCGCAGCTCCAGGAGGCTGTTTCCGCCAGGGACGCGGTCGAGGCTCAACGACAGGTGCTGGCGCAGCAGCTTCTGGAGGCAGGCTCCGCGAAGGCGGAGGTCGAGACGCGGCTCCTGTCATTGGAGCAGCAGGTCCTCGATGGCGTCTCCGCCAAGGGTGAGGTCGAGGCCCAGCGGCAGGCACTGGAAGAGGAGCGCGGCGCGCTGGTCCGGCGTGTGGTGGAGCTGGAGGCGGAGGCCTCCTCGAACGCACGCGCGGGGCGGCAGGCCTTGGAGCGCGCGGCGGAGTTGGAGTCCTCGCTCCAGGCTGTTGGGGCCGAATTGGAGTCCGCTCATGGTGAGTGGCAGGCCTCGGAAGAGCAGCTCGGACAGGTGCGTGAGGAGCTGGACTCCGAACGCGAGGCCCGGGCCGCTGTCGAGGAAGCACTGCGGCTCGCCCGTGGGAAGCTGGAGAGCGCGGCACAGCGGCTGACGGATGCCGAGGCCACCCTCGCGCAGACCCGCGAGGCGTTGGACGCGGAGGTTCAGCGGCGCACCGAGTTGGAGACGGCTCTCGCGGATGCGCGGGCGTCGCTGGAGTCCGAGCAGGAAGGGCGCGTCCAGTCGGGCAGTGCCCTGGAGACGCTGCGCGCGCAGTTGGACGCGGAGCGGGAGCGGCGTGGCGGCGCCGAGACGGCGCTGGCGGAGACCCGGTCGGGTCTGGAAGAGGCGCGTCAGGCGCTGTCGCAGGTTCGTGAGGCTCTGGCCGCCGAGGAGGAGCGTCGCGCTCGGTGGGAGGCCGCGCTCGCTGATGCGCAGTCGCAGCTCCAAGCCGAGGGACAGCATCGCGCTCAGGTGGAGGCCGCGCTGGCTTCGGCGCAGGCCCTCCACTCGGAGGAGTCGCTGCGACGCACGGAGGTCGAGGCCGCGCTGGCTTCGGCGCAGGCCCTCTATTCGGAGGAGTCGCAGCGGCGTACGGACGTCGAGGCCGCGCTGGCTTCGGTGCGGGCCCTCCACTCAGAGGAGTCGCAGCGGCGTACGGACGTCGAGGGCGCGCTGGCTTCGGCTCAGGCCCTCCACTCAGAGGAGTCGCGGCGCCGCGCGGAGGTCGAGGCCGCTTTGGCTTCGGCGCAGGCCCTCCACTCAGAGGAGTTGCAGCGACGCGCGGAGATCGAGGCCGCGCTCGCGGATTCCGAAGCACGGTTTACGGACGCGTCGCGGCGGCGTGAGGATGTCGAGTCGGCGCTCGCGGCAGCCGAGGCCCGTTTCACAGATGTGTCGCAGCGGCGTGAGGGCGTCGAGTCAGCGCTCTCAGAAGCCGAGGCACGGTTCACGGACGCGTCGAGGCGGCGCGAGGAAGTCGAGTTGGCGCTCGCGGCGGCCGAGGCCCGGTTCACTGAAGAGGCTCGGCGGCATGAGGCTGCGCTGACGGCGGCCGAGGCGCGGCATCTCGAGGAGACGCAACGACGGGAGGCGGTGGAAGCTTCGCTGTCGGCCGTCGAGGCCCGCCACGCTGAACAGGCCCAGCGGCGCGAAGCCGTGGAGTCGGTCCTCTCGACGATTGAGGCTCGCCATCTAGAGGAGGTGCGCCGACGTGAGGATGTGGCGTCCCTGCTCGCGGAGGCCGAAGCCCGGCATCTGGAGGAGACGCGGCGTCGCGAGGACGTCGAGTCGGCGCTCACGACGGCGGAGACGCACCAGCGCGAGGAGGCCCAGCGGCGCGCCGAACTGGAGACGGCGCTCTCCGAGGCGCTGGCTCAGCACGCCTCGGAAGCGGAGACGCGGGCTCAGACGGAGGCCGCGCTCGCCGCTGCCCGGCGCCAGCATGAGGAGGTGCTGGCGGAGCTGTCCGAGGCTCGCGAGCGATTCTCCTCTGAACGTGAGCACCGAGAAAGTCTGGTCGCGGAGCTCACCGCGATGCGGGAGCGTGCCTTCGGGGCGGATGAGGTCGTCACCCGACTCCAGGCCGAAACGGCCACGGAGCGAGAGGCTCGCACGCGGCTTGAATCGTCGCTGTCACTCGCGCAGGCCGAGCTTCAGACGGAACGCACCGCGCGCGCGGAACTCGATGAGGCGCTCACCGCCGAGCGTTCGGCCCGAGCCCACCTGGATGCGTCGCTCGTCGTCGCGCAGCAGGACTTGGAGGCCGAACGGCAGGGCCGTGGAGACGGTGAAGCGGCGCTGACTCGCGTCCAGGCGCAATTGGGGACCGAGCAGTCCGCTCGTGCCGAAGCCGAGGCCACCCTGGCGCAGCTCCGCGCGGCGCTCGACGCCGAGCAGCGGGCTCGTGCGGAGGCCGAGGCCGCGCTGGTCCAGTCCCGCTCGGCATTCGAGGCGGAGCAACAGACGCGGGCCGAGGTCGGGAACGCGCTGGCTCGGCTCCAAGAGGAGGCGGCCCGTGTTCATGCGGAGGCCTCCGAGAGGGACCAGGCGCGGCAGGAACGTCTGTCGGCCGCCGAGCGCGTGATGGCCGAGCAGGAACGCGCCCTGGAGTCGCAGCGCGTGGCGGCGGAGGCTCGCGAGCAGGAGCTTCGCGAGGCTGTCTCGCGGCTCGAGTCCGAGCGGACCTGGATGGAAGGCGCGGCTCAGGAGCAGCGTACGGCGCTGGAGGCCCGGCTCGCGGAGACGCGTTCCGCGCAGGAGTCGGACGCGGCACGTGCCGTGGCGCTGGCCCAGTCGCTCTCCGAATTGGAGCAGGCTCGGAGCGCCGCGGACACGCAGCTCGCCGAGCGTGCTGGAATCATCGATGCGCTGGAAACTCAGGTTGCCGGGCTTCGAGCGGACGGGGAGGCGGGGGCGGCGCAACATGCGGAAGCGCTGGCCGAGGCGCGTGAGGCCCTGTCTCGGCTGGAAACGGCTTCGCAGGAGCGGATGGCGGAGCTCCAGCGCGAGCTAGACGTCGCGCTCGCTCGCGCCGGGCAGTCGCAGGGCGAACTGGAGGCGCTTGCCGCGGACCGGGAGCAGAGCCGGTCGGCGCTGGCCGCTGCGCAGCAGGAGCTGACCCACCTGGCGGTCGCGCGGCAGGAGAACATGCGCCTGGGGACGCAGCTTCAGCGCGCCATGGCGGCCGTGAACGAGCGGGGGATGCACATCGCCCGGCTCGATGCGGAGTTGGTGGACGCGCAGGACCGGCTCGCCGCGCAGCGCGAGAATGCCGAGCTGCTCATGGTGCAGCTCGAGACGGCGCGCCGGTTCGCGGGTAAGGCCACCGCGATGGAGAACTCGCTCGAAGCGGAGCGCGCGGTGCTGGAGACGCTGCGCTCTGAACTGGCGCGGGCGACTGAGTCCGTCACCGCGGAGCAGGCTCGGGCGAACGCGCTGGAGGCCCAGCTCGCGGAGTCGACGGCGGGGCTGACTCACGCTCGGACCGAGATGGAGGCCCAACTCGCGGACGTCACATCCCGCGCGGAGAGCCAGCGCGCCGCGCTCGAAGGTCAGCTCGCGGAGGCCCAGTCGCGCTCCGAGGCTGAGCGCGCCACCCTCGAAGGGCAGCTTGCGGAGGTCCAGTCTCGGCTGGATGCCGAACGTGCGGCGCTCGAAGGACAGCTCACGGAGGTTCAGTCTCGCGCGGAGACCGAGCGTGCCGCGCTCGGAGACCAGCTCACTGCATTCCAGTCGCGCGCCGAAGCAGCCCGCGCCGCGCTCGAAGCGCAGCTCACCGAGGTGACCGCCCGCTCCGAGGCGCAGCGTTCCGAGGCGGATCGCCTCGCCGCTGAACGCACGGCGCTGGAGCAGCAGCTCACGGATGCGGAGGCCCGGCTCGTTGACGGCACTGCGCGGACCGACGCGCAGCGTGCCGACCTGGAGTCTCGCCTTGCCGAGGTCACGGCCCAGTTTGATGCCGCGCGTGCCGAAACCTCGGCCCGGCTGGCTGACGCCACCACTCAGGCCGAAGTGCAGCGCACCGAGCTTGAGGCTCGCCTGACGGAGGTCTCCACTCAGTCTGAAGCGAATCGCGCCGAACTGGAGGCCCGTCTCGCCGAGGTCACCACCGAGGCCGAGGCACAGCGCACCGAACTGGAGGCCCGTCTCGCCGAGGTCACCACCGAGGCCGAGGCACAGCGCACCGAACTGGAGGTCCGTCTCGCCGAACTCACGGCCCAGGCCGAAGCGGAGCGCAATGCGCTGACCTCGCGCCTCGCCGAAGCCAGCGACCGCGCCTCCCAGCTCGCCGATGCCGCGGCCCGGGCCGAGGCCGACAGCGCCTCGCGAGGCGCCCACCTCGCAGAACTCACGGCCCAGCTCGAGACCCTGCGCGCCAACCTGGAATCCGCCTCCGCCGAGCGCGCCGCGCTCCACGCCGCCCAGGACAAGCTCGCGCGCGCCGACTCCGACCGGGAGCGTCTCCAGTCCGACCTCACCGTGGCCCGTGCCGCCCGGGTCCGCCTCGAAGGCCGCGTCACGGCCCTCGAAACCGCCTCGACCGAAGCCGTCCGCATCCTCGATGCGGAGCGCGCGGAGCGCACGCGGCTCGCCCAGTCGCTCGAAGCCGCCACCCAGCAGCTCCAGCAGCGCGAAGGTGGCGCCGCCAGCCAGCTCTCGGCCTTCCAGTCCGAGCGCGCCCAGCTCGACACGCAACTCCAGGGCCTCAACGCCCAGCTCCAAGAGCAGCAGGACCGACTCGCGGCCTTCCAGTCCGAGCGCGCCCAGCTCGAAGCGCAACTCCAGGGCCTCAACGCCCAGCTCCAAGAGCAGCAGGACCGCCTGAGCGCCGTGGACGCGGAGCGCACCGCGCTGCTCGCCACCGTGGAGTCGCTCAAGGCCTCCTCCCAGCCCGAGGCCGTGCTGGAGATGGCCGCGGAGATGGAACTCCTCCAGTCCCTGGTCGAAGACCTCCAGCAGAAGCTCGCGGACCACGAGGCGGAGCGGGCCGCCGCCCAGCGAGACGACGGCGCCGAATCCGTCCGCAACGCGATGTCCAGCCGCCCCGCGGCCACCCCGGCACCGGCCGCCCGGCCTCCGGCAAGGCCCCCGCGCGCGGCGATTCCCGCCCTGGACCTGCCGCCTCAGCGGCCCTCCGTGAAGCCGGACGAGCGCGAGTAGCCGCTCGCGACTAGGATTGCGTCCGTGGAAGCTCGCGAGCGCATCTTCAAGTACCAGGGCCTGGGCAATGACTTCGTCGTGCTGGACCGTCGAGGCTCCGGCGAGGACATCGACGCCGCCGCGTCGCGGTGGATGTGCGACCGCCGCCTGGGCATTGGCGGCGACGGCGTCCTGTCGCTGTTGCCCTCGGACCGAGGCGTTGCCCGGATGGTCGTGCACAACGCGGACGGCAGCATCGCGGAGATGTGCGGCAACGGCCTGCGCTGCGCGGTGAAGTACCTG
This genomic window from Myxococcus hansupus contains:
- a CDS encoding methyltransferase domain-containing protein gives rise to the protein MHHTFRRLGPSELLPRYIFAESLFARRRVLEVDAVASTGGESARFLVERGARAVVSCDRDVAAVEAAQKAHGGPNLRFRANVYDDFESGSFDVVLIADLAPYVKAPELLAELARLVTRQGFLLGGLRNVAGLALPQLLEAEETVPPTYGQLLDALSVHFGQVEVATQSPVLGYQLAFERGEGLQVDGTLVHHSEAAYFLVVAGQEPSRVVDPTWVQLPPEPLAFTRGKLDEVVARAKSWEERSGRLKEALTKLRAELTDREAEAVSLRPALETARDDVARLTAQLEQSRGSEQAQRERDDLSGKLRRRELELQVAQERLADVDRRLAAQRLEVEAAQRAQADAGVQLLSAQESLRLERARREETATSLEEARERLTQAYAQVRDLQEEQGTLRIERERDRLAAERAVEQSEDRRRAAEAARDRELRIAEQYSAALAAVEHLKAEAARAEDLSRDAGAAVSVKDAELARTARELADARQRTASAEGARKETESRLEALLSEVRGLETELAAAREAQARLGQDVEALTRAESAARATAQKWEESLHEATQRLDVLEAERARTEARLGQALETERAELQARLATLERELEEERARAAALEQQVLDGVSAKAEVEARFQAADSSKVEAESRVRALEQQVQESASFKEEVEGRLRALEAQLQEAVSARDAVEAQRQVLAQQLLEAGSAKAEVETRLLSLEQQVLDGVSAKGEVEAQRQALEEERGALVRRVVELEAEASSNARAGRQALERAAELESSLQAVGAELESAHGEWQASEEQLGQVREELDSEREARAAVEEALRLARGKLESAAQRLTDAEATLAQTREALDAEVQRRTELETALADARASLESEQEGRVQSGSALETLRAQLDAERERRGGAETALAETRSGLEEARQALSQVREALAAEEERRARWEAALADAQSQLQAEGQHRAQVEAALASAQALHSEESLRRTEVEAALASAQALYSEESQRRTDVEAALASVRALHSEESQRRTDVEGALASAQALHSEESRRRAEVEAALASAQALHSEELQRRAEIEAALADSEARFTDASRRREDVESALAAAEARFTDVSQRREGVESALSEAEARFTDASRRREEVELALAAAEARFTEEARRHEAALTAAEARHLEETQRREAVEASLSAVEARHAEQAQRREAVESVLSTIEARHLEEVRRREDVASLLAEAEARHLEETRRREDVESALTTAETHQREEAQRRAELETALSEALAQHASEAETRAQTEAALAAARRQHEEVLAELSEARERFSSEREHRESLVAELTAMRERAFGADEVVTRLQAETATEREARTRLESSLSLAQAELQTERTARAELDEALTAERSARAHLDASLVVAQQDLEAERQGRGDGEAALTRVQAQLGTEQSARAEAEATLAQLRAALDAEQRARAEAEAALVQSRSAFEAEQQTRAEVGNALARLQEEAARVHAEASERDQARQERLSAAERVMAEQERALESQRVAAEAREQELREAVSRLESERTWMEGAAQEQRTALEARLAETRSAQESDAARAVALAQSLSELEQARSAADTQLAERAGIIDALETQVAGLRADGEAGAAQHAEALAEAREALSRLETASQERMAELQRELDVALARAGQSQGELEALAADREQSRSALAAAQQELTHLAVARQENMRLGTQLQRAMAAVNERGMHIARLDAELVDAQDRLAAQRENAELLMVQLETARRFAGKATAMENSLEAERAVLETLRSELARATESVTAEQARANALEAQLAESTAGLTHARTEMEAQLADVTSRAESQRAALEGQLAEAQSRSEAERATLEGQLAEVQSRLDAERAALEGQLTEVQSRAETERAALGDQLTAFQSRAEAARAALEAQLTEVTARSEAQRSEADRLAAERTALEQQLTDAEARLVDGTARTDAQRADLESRLAEVTAQFDAARAETSARLADATTQAEVQRTELEARLTEVSTQSEANRAELEARLAEVTTEAEAQRTELEARLAEVTTEAEAQRTELEVRLAELTAQAEAERNALTSRLAEASDRASQLADAAARAEADSASRGAHLAELTAQLETLRANLESASAERAALHAAQDKLARADSDRERLQSDLTVARAARVRLEGRVTALETASTEAVRILDAERAERTRLAQSLEAATQQLQQREGGAASQLSAFQSERAQLDTQLQGLNAQLQEQQDRLAAFQSERAQLEAQLQGLNAQLQEQQDRLSAVDAERTALLATVESLKASSQPEAVLEMAAEMELLQSLVEDLQQKLADHEAERAAAQRDDGAESVRNAMSSRPAATPAPAARPPARPPRAAIPALDLPPQRPSVKPDERE